The Triticum dicoccoides isolate Atlit2015 ecotype Zavitan chromosome 6A, WEW_v2.0, whole genome shotgun sequence genome has a window encoding:
- the LOC119318318 gene encoding uncharacterized protein LOC119318318, with the protein MGLCASMLRRRAKQRHPEPRRGTPTALFVVRGEGDRRPEALVLRVQDSGRPQLQKPPANVAPRRQERCSRQQAADAPDRTVRAQAQPPRLGSASTRSTAGIEPGAPLCTRKTATAGRGDPVMQGRYGTPSMAPPTTTASPLIVPGTPASAAMTPGRPVWQRRILMGMRCELPRFSGLLLYDEHGRPMHIATPGRRNHRQGKKKTATARTPSTTTLRDLL; encoded by the exons ATGGGGCTGTGCGCGTCGATGCTGCGACGGAGGGCCAAGCAGCGGCACCCGGAGCCGAGGCGCGGCACGCCGACGGCGCTATTCGTCGTCAGGGGCGAGGGCGACCGCCGGCCGGAGGCGCTCGTGCTCCGGGTGCAGGACTCCGGCCGACCGCAGCTCCAGAAACCACCTGCTAATGTGGCACCCAGAAGGCAGGAGAGATGCAGCCGGCAGCAAGCCGCGGACGCGCCGGACAGGACGGTCCGTGCTCAGGCTCAGCCTCCTCGGTTGGGTAGTGCCAGTACCAGAAGCACCGCCGGGATCGAGCCGGGTGCGCCGCTGTGCACGCGCAAGACGGCGACGGCCGGCCGAGGGGACCCGGTGATGCAGGGGCGGTACGGGACGCCGTCGATGGCACCACCGACGACAACGGCCTCGCCGCTGATAGTGCCCGGGacgccggcgtcggcggcgatgacgCCGGGGCGGCCGGTGTGGCAGAGGAGGATACTGATGGGGATGCGGTGCGAGCTGCCGCGGTTCAGCGGCCTCCTGCTCTACGACGAGCACGGCCGGCCGATGCACATCGCCACCCCGGGCCGAAGGAACCACCGCCAG GGGAAGAAGAAGACTGCCACTGCCAGGACACCTTCCACGACAACTCTCAGGGACCTCCTATAG
- the LOC119318317 gene encoding alpha/beta hydrolase domain-containing protein 17C-like isoform X2 — translation MGNVTSSVAARLAFFPPEPATYEVAAEEGGLRMTGVLPDANVDVHALPTRAGTRVVAAFWRYPTARLTLLYSHGNAADLGQMLGLFMELRSHLRVNIMCYDYSGYGASTGKPSEYNTYYDIEAVYDCLKKEYGIGQEDLILYGQSVGSGPTLHLASRLEKLRGVVLHSGILSGIRVLYPVKVTLWFDIFKNIDKIKQVECPVLVIHGTADDIVDFSHGKRLWELAKEKYEPLWVKGGGHCNLETYPEYIRHLQKFVNAMEKLAKERATKAPQTLMI, via the exons aTGGGGAACGTGACGTCGTCGGTGGCGGCGCGGCTGGCCTTCTTCCCGCCGGAGCCGGCGACGTACGAGGTGGCGGCGGAGGAGGGCGGGCTGCGGATGACGGGGGTGCTGCCCGACGCCAACGTCGACGTGCACGCGCTGCCCACCAGGGCCGGGACGCGCGTCGTCGCCGCCTTCTGGCGCTACCCCACCGCGCGCCTCACGCTGCTCTACTCCCACGGCAACGCCGCCGACCTCGGCCAGATGCTCGGCCTCTTCATGGAGCTCCGCTCCCACCTCCGCGTCAACATCATGTG CTATGACTATTCAGGATATGGGGCCTCTACAGGAAAA CCATCGGAGTATAACACGTACTACGACATAGAGGCTGTCTACGACTGTTTGAAAAAGGAGTATGGGATAGGGCAAGAGGATCTGATCCTGTATGGGCAATCAGTTGGAAGCGGACCGACGTTGCACTTGGCCTCACGTTTGGAGAAACTAAGAGGGGTCGTCCTTCACAGCGGTATTCTGTCAGGCATACGCGTTTTGTATCCAGTGAAAGTGACACTTTGGTTTGATATCTTCAAG AACATCGACAAAATAAAGCAGGTCGAATGTCCAGTGCTGGTTATACAT GGCACGGCGGACGACATCGTTGACTTCTCGCACGGCAAGCGCCTATGGGAGCTAGCGAAGGAGAAGTACGAGCCGCTGTGGGTCAAAGGTGGTGGCCACTGCAACCTGGAGACGTACCCCGAGTACATCCGGCACCTGCAGAAGTTCGTGAACGCGATGGAGAAGCTGGCGAAGGAGCGAGCGACAAAGGCGCCGCAG ACACTGATGATCTGA
- the LOC119318317 gene encoding alpha/beta hydrolase domain-containing protein 17C-like isoform X1, whose product MGNVTSSVAARLAFFPPEPATYEVAAEEGGLRMTGVLPDANVDVHALPTRAGTRVVAAFWRYPTARLTLLYSHGNAADLGQMLGLFMELRSHLRVNIMCYDYSGYGASTGKPSEYNTYYDIEAVYDCLKKEYGIGQEDLILYGQSVGSGPTLHLASRLEKLRGVVLHSGILSGIRVLYPVKVTLWFDIFKNIDKIKQVECPVLVIHGTADDIVDFSHGKRLWELAKEKYEPLWVKGGGHCNLETYPEYIRHLQKFVNAMEKLAKERATKAPQVPPSSMGEVKHNKCLRFGK is encoded by the exons aTGGGGAACGTGACGTCGTCGGTGGCGGCGCGGCTGGCCTTCTTCCCGCCGGAGCCGGCGACGTACGAGGTGGCGGCGGAGGAGGGCGGGCTGCGGATGACGGGGGTGCTGCCCGACGCCAACGTCGACGTGCACGCGCTGCCCACCAGGGCCGGGACGCGCGTCGTCGCCGCCTTCTGGCGCTACCCCACCGCGCGCCTCACGCTGCTCTACTCCCACGGCAACGCCGCCGACCTCGGCCAGATGCTCGGCCTCTTCATGGAGCTCCGCTCCCACCTCCGCGTCAACATCATGTG CTATGACTATTCAGGATATGGGGCCTCTACAGGAAAA CCATCGGAGTATAACACGTACTACGACATAGAGGCTGTCTACGACTGTTTGAAAAAGGAGTATGGGATAGGGCAAGAGGATCTGATCCTGTATGGGCAATCAGTTGGAAGCGGACCGACGTTGCACTTGGCCTCACGTTTGGAGAAACTAAGAGGGGTCGTCCTTCACAGCGGTATTCTGTCAGGCATACGCGTTTTGTATCCAGTGAAAGTGACACTTTGGTTTGATATCTTCAAG AACATCGACAAAATAAAGCAGGTCGAATGTCCAGTGCTGGTTATACAT GGCACGGCGGACGACATCGTTGACTTCTCGCACGGCAAGCGCCTATGGGAGCTAGCGAAGGAGAAGTACGAGCCGCTGTGGGTCAAAGGTGGTGGCCACTGCAACCTGGAGACGTACCCCGAGTACATCCGGCACCTGCAGAAGTTCGTGAACGCGATGGAGAAGCTGGCGAAGGAGCGAGCGACAAAGGCGCCGCAGGTACCGCCGTCGAGCATGGGCGAAGTGAAAcacaacaagtgcttgagatttgggAAGTGA